The following are encoded together in the Drosophila biarmipes strain raj3 chromosome 3L, RU_DBia_V1.1, whole genome shotgun sequence genome:
- the LOC108030519 gene encoding uncharacterized protein LOC108030519, protein MKCFILAALLLATLASGENIFKINISPEEAQQFLNSAQLRGIGDIEYAPKTGENPLPEARNEQGQFVYMGRVIEHPEDYVEEHYDAHQYHGQDGLGQFAYGYRDWNQGKNEKRDQAGTVTGSYKYVQPHGRDFVANYYADKTGFHVEDNRPAHLKLPATKTPAVLKAEEEHFKLWGELAAAAGHNPDPYAAEYQQEGRYQPTEDEIKPYVHEEQPYVPGPEETGEPKGFFYAFDYNVPLLRNKEERAELERLRAINNKDE, encoded by the exons ATGAAGTGCTTCATCTTGGCTGCCCTGTTGCTG GCCACCCTAGCCAGCGGCGAGAACATCTTCAAGATCAACATCTCCCCCGAGGAGGCTCAGCAGTTCCTGAACAGCGCCCAGCTGCGGGGCATTGGCGACATCGAGTATGCCCCGAAGACCGGTGAGAATCCTCTGCCCGAGGCTCGCAACGAGCAGGGTCAGTTCGTGTACATGGGTCGCGTGATCGAGCACCCCGAGGACTATGTGGAGGAGCACTACGACGCGCACCAGTACCACGGCCAGGATGGTCTGGGTCAGTTCGCCTACGGCTACAGGGACTGGAACCAGGGCAAGAACGAGAAGCGCGATCAGGCGGGCACCGTGACCGGTTCCTACAAGTATGTCCAACCGCATGGCCGTGACTTTGTGGCCAACTACTATGCCGACAAGACCGGCTTCCATGTGGAGGACAACCGACCGGCGCACCTCAAGCTGCCGGCCACCAAGACGCCCGCCGTGCTGAAGGCCGAGGAGGAGCACTTCAAGCTGTGGGGCGAgctggccgccgccgccggacACAATCCCGATCCCTATGCCGCTGAGTACCAGCAGGAGGGCCGCTACCAGCCCACCGAGGACGAGATCAAGCCCTACGTCCACGAGGAGCAGCCCTACGTGCCAGGGCCCGAGGAGACCGGCGAGCCCAAGGGATTCTTCTACGCCTTCGACTACAACGTCCCCTTGTTGCGCAACAAGGAGGAGCGTGCCGAGCTCGAGCGTCTGCGGGCCATCAACAACAAGGATGAGTAA
- the LOC108030502 gene encoding uncharacterized protein LOC108030502, with the protein MSAAELEAEAAGQEQKPQQQHQQQQPQGEQTHTNTAINENQQTTTNNYNNNVDTEAQLQMQMHQDPQQQEIEGNSNNGISGLGLSLMNSSPPPHSYRHSRAYRHFKNPPQPHMCIRTTTESGEELFINVLSWTRIVIPQEPSDPIPLYGGMRVPPGSPRSPPIVFAVMANPEVLKDSGRHSKDPEERRAMVELMCDFVEAMNPGVKLVRNAVILKDRDISGELKDVWNAVQAQRDREREEQMMQQRQQQHYQNITTQQMFPKSPDAVRAASAGAAMNEASSPPGHLSEPLLAEHGNGNGNGNGNGNGITLAVFAQQLDNKVASEQAEQQEQPALVEEACVDQTDAGSSANAAAPVLDTQAVAVEATEPEVKVAPPAVTNGASTPTSSISTPPPASATSTPPSPTPALAAASAPVPVATPTPPPAAPAKKEKLGGFLPNGCIFPRFKNNKHKDKDGSHKEGKSKEKTLLNALKKSKDKKVAPSEQPAEKATAASDNGTTQYEKNCINNLECEVQKLDLNSGSNGDNSMFIKLKVSSANATAAAAAAK; encoded by the exons ATGTCTGCCGCGGAACTTGAGGCGGAGGCTGCCGGCCAGGAGCAGAAGccccaacaacaacatcagcagcaacagccgcaGGGCgagcaaacacacacaaacactgCCATCAATGAAAATCAACAGACCACAAcaaacaactacaacaacaatgtGGATACGGAAGCCCAGctacagatgcagatgcacCAGGATCCGCAGCAGCAGGAGATCGagggcaacagcaacaatgggATCTCGGGACTCGGTCTCAGCCTGATGAACTCCTCGCCGCCGCCGCACAGCTACCGACACTCGCGGGCCTATCGCCACTTCAAGAACCCGCCGCAGCCCCACATGTGCATCCGCACCACCACGGAGTCCGGCGAGGAGCTCTTCATCAACGTCCTCAGCTGGACGCGCATTGTGATACCGCAGGAGCCCAGCGATCCCATTCCGCTCTACGGCGGCATGCGG GTGCCTCCTGGCAGTCCGCGGAGTCCTCCCATCGTCTTTGCCGTGATGGCCAATCCAGAGGTGCTCAAGGATTCAGGGCGACACAGCAAAGATCCCGAGGAGCGGCGAGCCATGGTGGAGCTGATGTGCGACTTTGTGGAGGCTATGAATCCAGGCGTCAAACTAGTCAG AAACGCCGTAATACTCAAGGACCGCGACATATCGGGCGAGCTGAAGGACGTGTGGAATGCCGTGCAGGCGCAGCGCGATCGCGAGCGGGAGGAGCAGATgatgcagcagcgccagcagcagcactacCAGAACATCACCACGCAGCAGATGTTTCCCAAGTCTCCGGATGCGGTTCGGGCGGCTAGTGCTGGTGCTGCAATGAACGAGGCCAGCTCGCCCCCAGGTCATCTCTCTGAGCCGCTGCTGGCAGAGCacggcaatggcaatggcaacggGAATGGCAATGGGAATGGCATCACCCTGGCCGTCTTTGCCCAGCAACTGGACAACAAGGTGGCCAGCGAGCAGGCGGAACAGCAGGAGCAACCTGCATTAGTGGAGGAGGCTTGCGTGGATCAAACAGATGCGGGCAGCTCAGCAAATGCAGCAGCACCTGTGCTGGACACTCAGGCCGTGGCGGTGGAGGCAACCGAGCCAGAGGTAAAGGTTGCTCCACCGGCAGTCACCAATGGTGCCAGCACACCCACATCCAGCATCTCAACGCCCCCACCAGCATCAGCCACCTCAACTCCACCCAGTCCAACTCCAGCCCTTGCAGCTGCTTCTGCTCCCGTTCCCGTTGCCACGCCAACTCCTCCGCCCGCTGCTCCCGCCAAAAAAGAGAAACTGGGCGGCTTCTTGCCCAACGGCTGCATCTTCCCGCGCTTCAAGAACAACAAGCACAAGGACAAGGACGGCAGTCACAAGGAGGGCAAGAGCAAAGAGAAGACCCTGCTGAATGCGCTGAAGAAGAGCAAGGACAAGAAGGTGGCGCCCAGTGAGCAGCCGGCAGAGAAGGCCACCGCCGCGTCGGACAACGGAACCACGCAGTACGAGAAGAACTGCATCAACAATCTGGAGTGCGAGGTGCAGAAGCTGGATCTgaacagcggcagcaacggCGACAACAGCATGTTCATCAAGCTGAAAGTTTCGTCGGCCAATGccacagcagcggcagcggcggccaaGTAG
- the LOC108029901 gene encoding cleavage and polyadenylation specificity factor subunit 5 isoform X1: MASSQVSNKSGSGWPRRGSQGQADAASTNNNGTQKYTNQALTINRTINLYPLTNYTFGTKEPLFEKDPSVPSRFQRMREEFDRIGMRRSVEGVLLVHEHGLPHVLLLQLGTTFFKLPGGELNAGEDEVEGLKRLLSETLGRQDGVKQEWIVEDTIGNWWRPNFEPPQYPYIPPHITKPKEHKRLFLVQLHEKALFAVPKNYKLVAAPLFELYDNSQGYGPIISSLPQALCRFNFIYM; this comes from the exons ATGGCGTCCTCGCAAGTCTCAAACAAATCGGGCTCCGGTTGGCCCCGCCGCGGCAGCCAAGGCCAAGCGGATGCGgccagcaccaacaacaacggcacCCAGAAGTACACCAACCAGGCGCTGACCATCAACCGCACCATCAACCT GTACCCCCTGACCAACTACACATTCGGCACCAAGGAGCCGCTCTTCGAGAAGGACCCATCGGTGCCGTCCCGATTCCAGAGGATGCGCGAGGAGTTTGACCGGATCGGAATGCGGCGGTCCGTCGAGGGCGTGCTCCTGGTTCATGAGCACGGACTGCCACATGTTCTGCTGCTCCAGCTAGGCACCACATTTTTCAAACTCCCCGGAGGCGAGTTAAATGCTGGCGAGGATGAGGTTGAGGGTCTGAAGCGATTGCTCTCCGAG ACGCTGGGTCGTCAGGACGGCGTGAAGCAAGAGTGGATCGTGGAGGATACCATTGGAAACTGGTGGCGGCCGAACTTCGAGCCCCCGCAATATCCGTACATTCCGCCGCACATCACCAAGCCCAAGGAGCACAAGCGGCTCTTCCTCGTTCAGCTGCATGAAAAGG CACTATTTGCTGTACCCAAAAATTATAAGCTTGTTGCCGCGCCATTGTTCGAGCTATACGACAACTCGCAAGGCTATGGACCGATCATCTCATCCCTGCCGCAGGCCCTCTGCAG ATTTAACTTCATCTACATGTAA
- the LOC108029881 gene encoding uncharacterized protein LOC108029881 encodes MDAKRGNASGARQGGAGGGGYHASKTSVASRHAGGGGGAAVGHKQASQVSLTPSQARNPENPRKSPLDALSRSGPVRNQNPFQRRSGLQDVDEAFLASNAFARPPRVRHSGLERENMAQPSAGAPAGQQGSATVAPIRVPGGQDPNMQQQQMQQQYQQMPPVDAVRQQQQQVPPAAVPSQQQLQQQYMQQPAAGQPTRMDPPPSGRAHVHQQQMLHHQQMQNQQAMQPQAGYEQQQQVIQPNQQQQQHQLQPQHQIPQHGYPTQPPAAGAPPAACAPPTDGGAGGLATAPGAGAAGNAARESGGGGAAAAPADAEMCTTCPNCQTTIYLVRTPEMGHGDAGLPVQ; translated from the exons ATGGATGCCAAACGTGGTAATGCCTCCGGGGCACGCCAAGGAGGCGCCGGCGGTGGTGGCTATCATGCCTCCAAGACGAGCGTGGCT TCACGCCATGCCGGTGGTGGAGGAGGCGCAGCTGTGGGCCACAAGCAGGCCAGTCAGGTCAGTCTGACCCCGAGCCAAGCCAGGAATCCAGAGAAC CCTCGCAAGAGTCCCTTGGATGCCCTAAGCCGCAGCGGCCCGGTACGCAATCAGAATCCCTTCCAGCGTCGTTCTGGCTTGCAAGATGTGGATGAGGCCTTCCTGGCTTCTAATGCCTTTGCCCGCCCGCCCAGGGTTCGTCATTCCGGATTGGAAAGGGAAAATATGGCGCAGCCATCTGCAGGAGCTCCAGCTGGACAGCAAGGATCGGCGACAGTGGCTCCCATTAGAGTTCCTGGTGGGCAGGATCCCAatatgcagcagcagcagatgcaACAGCAGTATCAGCAGATGCCACCAGTGGATGCTGTgcgacaacagcagcagcaggtgccTCCGGCTGCGGTGCCCTCGCAACAGCAATTGCAACAGCAATACATGCAACAACCTGCTGCCGGGCAGCCCACTCGCATGGATCCACCACCCTCGGGACGGGCTCATGTCCACCAACAGCAAATGCTGCACCATCAGCAGATGCAAAACCAGCAAGCTATGCAACCCCAGGCTGGctacgagcagcagcagcaagtgaTTCAACcaaaccagcagcagcagcaacatcagttGCAGCCGCAACATCAGATTCCACAACATGGATAT CCCACCCAGCCACCGGCAGCCGGTGCTCCACCAGCAGCATGTGCTCCACCAACAGACGGCGGAGCAGGAGGATTAGCTACTGCGCCAGGCGCAGGAGCTGCTGGCAATGCCGCCCGAGAAAGCGGAGGTGGTGGTGCAGCTGCAGCCCCAGCGGATGCCGAGATGTGCACCACTTGTCCCAACTGCCAGACCACCATTTACCTGGTCCGCACCCCGGAAATGGGACACGGAGATGCCGGCCTGCCTGTTCAGTAA
- the LOC108029901 gene encoding cleavage and polyadenylation specificity factor subunit 5 isoform X2, which translates to MASSQVSNKSGSGWPRRGSQGQADAASTNNNGTQKYTNQALTINRTINLYPLTNYTFGTKEPLFEKDPSVPSRFQRMREEFDRIGMRRSVEGVLLVHEHGLPHVLLLQLGTTFFKLPGGELNAGEDEVEGLKRLLSETLGRQDGVKQEWIVEDTIGNWWRPNFEPPQYPYIPPHITKPKEHKRLFLVQLHEKDTDGNASYDVP; encoded by the exons ATGGCGTCCTCGCAAGTCTCAAACAAATCGGGCTCCGGTTGGCCCCGCCGCGGCAGCCAAGGCCAAGCGGATGCGgccagcaccaacaacaacggcacCCAGAAGTACACCAACCAGGCGCTGACCATCAACCGCACCATCAACCT GTACCCCCTGACCAACTACACATTCGGCACCAAGGAGCCGCTCTTCGAGAAGGACCCATCGGTGCCGTCCCGATTCCAGAGGATGCGCGAGGAGTTTGACCGGATCGGAATGCGGCGGTCCGTCGAGGGCGTGCTCCTGGTTCATGAGCACGGACTGCCACATGTTCTGCTGCTCCAGCTAGGCACCACATTTTTCAAACTCCCCGGAGGCGAGTTAAATGCTGGCGAGGATGAGGTTGAGGGTCTGAAGCGATTGCTCTCCGAG ACGCTGGGTCGTCAGGACGGCGTGAAGCAAGAGTGGATCGTGGAGGATACCATTGGAAACTGGTGGCGGCCGAACTTCGAGCCCCCGCAATATCCGTACATTCCGCCGCACATCACCAAGCCCAAGGAGCACAAGCGGCTCTTCCTCGTTCAGCTGCATGAAAAGG ATACGGACGGGAACGCCAGTTACGATGTACCCTGA
- the LOC108029863 gene encoding alpha-tubulin N-acetyltransferase 1 isoform X1: MVEFRFDIKPLFPQPIIKVTSSLLPHTFRGDRRQSLDATTKMSEIIDRLGQLSATSQGLSKPVTTAQRLRMSDNQTIYLLADSEQGHNGAVTGLLKVGTKDLYLFDESGQTRKVEQAPSILDFYIHESRQRAGLGKRLFQTMLSEEQWTPLKCSVDRPSEKLLGFLSKHYGLQRIIPQANNFVLYEGFFNDAAPANGHGNAHGHAQSPQRTQNGLHITNSPNTQLFGATYLGEDSNRRRGSQQQSTPNVLLQQITQISPSGRYGARRPTCSMAEIIHAGNAKGGKGNGSAESNSGNGNHDLAEIAEQLQRQSLADLEVSSYEPELEVEPEVEPEPEPEPEPEVISPPSPPPKSHTPTPPAVRSPEVAESIVGDNRRPPAFQLSKQHTGMKNRSFGVGMAVMPSSKMEFDQLEREDFGVVKINRPPGHDATSPGQDNTDAMSTVSSGGGGGGLTDQGYYDLKFYHNKLW, encoded by the exons ATGGTGGAGTTCCGCTTCGATATCAAGCCGCTGTTTCCGCAGCCAATTATCAAGGTGACATCGAGCCTCCTGCCGCACACCTTTCGTGGCGATCGGCGTCAGAGTTT AGATGCCACCACCAAGATGTCGGAGATCATCGACCGGCTGGGCCAGCTGTCGGCCACCTCGCAGGGTCTCAGCAAACCGGTGACCACGGCCCAGCGCCTGAGGATGTCCGACAACCAGACCATCTATCTGCTGGCGGATAGTGAGCAGGGTCACAA tggCGCCGTCACTGGTCTGCTGAAGGTGGGCACCAAGGATCTATATTTGTTCGACGAGTCCGGGCAGACGCGCAAGGTGGAGCAGGCTCCATCCATTCTGGACTTTTACATTCACGAGTCGCGTCAACGCGCCGGCCTGGGAAAGCGTCTCTTCCAGACGATGCTGAGCGAGGAGCAGTGGACGCCACTCAAGTGCTCCGTGGACCGGCCTTCGGAAAAGCTACTGGGTTTCCTCAGCAAACACTACGGCTTGCAGCGCATCATTCCGCAGGCGAACAATTTCGTGCTCTACGAGGGATTCTTCAACGACGCGGCCCCAGCGAATGGACATGGCAACGCCCACGGCCACGCCCAGTCGCCGCAGCGCACCCAGAACGGCCTGCACATTACGAACAG TCCTAACACACAGCTCTTTGGGGCTACTTACCTGGGCGAGGATTCTAACCGGCGGCGTGGCTCCCAGCAGCAGTCAACTCCGAATGTGCTGCTCCAGCAGATAACACAGATCTCTCCGTCCGGACGATATGGGGCCCGACGCCCCACCTGCAGCATGGCCGAG ATAATTCATGCTGGCAACGCGAAGGGCGGAAAAGGCAATGGCAGTGCAGAATCGAACAG CGGCAATGGTAACCACGATCTTGCAGAGATTGCCGAGCAACTGCAGCGGCAGAGCTTGGCCGACTTGGAGGTCAGCAGCTACGAGCCGGAGCTGGAGGTTGAGCCGGAGGTCGAACCAGAACCCGAACCTGAGCCCGAACCGGAGGTGATTTCTCCACCATCGCCGCCGCCCAAGAGCCACACTCCCACTCCGCCGGCCGTGCGATCGCCCGAGGTCGCCGAGAGCATTGTGGGCGACAACCGGAGACCTCCGGCCTTCCAGCTGAGCAAGCAGCACACGGGCATGAAGAACCGCTCGTTTGGCGTCGGCATGGCCGTGATGCCCAGCAGCAAGATGGAGTTCGACCAGCTGGAGCGCGAGGACTTCGGCGTGGTCAAGATCAACCGTCCGCCCGGCCACGATGCCACCTCGCCGGGACAGGACAACACGGATGCCATGTCCACCGTGTCCtccggcggcggtggcggcggcctCACCGATCAGGGCTACTACGATCTCAAGTTCTATCACAATAAGTTGTGGTAA
- the LOC108029863 gene encoding alpha-tubulin N-acetyltransferase 1 isoform X2, whose translation MVEFRFDIKPLFPQPIIKVTSSLLPHTFRGDRRQSLDATTKMSEIIDRLGQLSATSQGLSKPVTTAQRLRMSDNQTIYLLADSEQGHNGAVTGLLKVGTKDLYLFDESGQTRKVEQAPSILDFYIHESRQRAGLGKRLFQTMLSEEQWTPLKCSVDRPSEKLLGFLSKHYGLQRIIPQANNFVLYEGFFNDAAPANGHGNAHGHAQSPQRTQNGLHITNSPNTQLFGATYLGEDSNRRRGSQQQSTPNVLLQQITQISPSGRYGARRPTCSMAEIIHAGNAKGGKGNGSAESNRIK comes from the exons ATGGTGGAGTTCCGCTTCGATATCAAGCCGCTGTTTCCGCAGCCAATTATCAAGGTGACATCGAGCCTCCTGCCGCACACCTTTCGTGGCGATCGGCGTCAGAGTTT AGATGCCACCACCAAGATGTCGGAGATCATCGACCGGCTGGGCCAGCTGTCGGCCACCTCGCAGGGTCTCAGCAAACCGGTGACCACGGCCCAGCGCCTGAGGATGTCCGACAACCAGACCATCTATCTGCTGGCGGATAGTGAGCAGGGTCACAA tggCGCCGTCACTGGTCTGCTGAAGGTGGGCACCAAGGATCTATATTTGTTCGACGAGTCCGGGCAGACGCGCAAGGTGGAGCAGGCTCCATCCATTCTGGACTTTTACATTCACGAGTCGCGTCAACGCGCCGGCCTGGGAAAGCGTCTCTTCCAGACGATGCTGAGCGAGGAGCAGTGGACGCCACTCAAGTGCTCCGTGGACCGGCCTTCGGAAAAGCTACTGGGTTTCCTCAGCAAACACTACGGCTTGCAGCGCATCATTCCGCAGGCGAACAATTTCGTGCTCTACGAGGGATTCTTCAACGACGCGGCCCCAGCGAATGGACATGGCAACGCCCACGGCCACGCCCAGTCGCCGCAGCGCACCCAGAACGGCCTGCACATTACGAACAG TCCTAACACACAGCTCTTTGGGGCTACTTACCTGGGCGAGGATTCTAACCGGCGGCGTGGCTCCCAGCAGCAGTCAACTCCGAATGTGCTGCTCCAGCAGATAACACAGATCTCTCCGTCCGGACGATATGGGGCCCGACGCCCCACCTGCAGCATGGCCGAG ATAATTCATGCTGGCAACGCGAAGGGCGGAAAAGGCAATGGCAGTGCAGAATCGAACAG AATCAAATAG